One Thermicanus aegyptius DSM 12793 DNA segment encodes these proteins:
- the fliE gene encoding flagellar hook-basal body complex protein FliE: MNPLSISNPTLFNGNFQSKDAVNKTSPATALNQFSQYLGDALEAVNRQQVEAEQMTEKLATGEVKDLHQVLIATQAANLSLALTVQVRNKVIEAYQEIMRMPL, from the coding sequence ATGAACCCTTTGTCCATATCGAATCCCACCCTGTTCAATGGGAACTTCCAAAGCAAGGACGCTGTGAATAAAACCTCTCCAGCCACCGCTCTGAATCAATTTTCTCAATATCTAGGAGATGCTTTGGAAGCCGTAAACCGGCAACAGGTGGAAGCGGAACAGATGACGGAGAAACTGGCGACGGGGGAAGTAAAAGATCTCCATCAAGTGTTAATCGCCACGCAAGCGGCGAACCTATCTTTGGCATTAACCGTACAAGTGCGAAACAAAGTGATCGAGGCTTATCAGGAGATCATGCGCATGCCCTTATAA
- the fliF gene encoding flagellar basal-body MS-ring/collar protein FliF, which yields MSLLERVKHLWERLVQFLKKTTLRQRIIGLTLFFTTVGLILLLLFTFSRPHYVQLYDNLSEKETGEITARLKEMGVPYELTPTGKGISVPQEKAAEVRVQLAAEGIPKSGSITYESFAQNMGLGMTDRQFSVVERDAMQNELRKMIIQGIHGIRDAQVMITLPPEKVWVSQEAEKATASLILDVDPGTSLSQTQVNAIYTLVSRSVPNLPVENIIITNQYGEALEPNFANPDNAISTDDFQKMQAIKNSIERDIEGSIRNLLSPIMGPDMVTVQAFATLDFTKEQRQENLVTAPDTVNNSGLVISMEKLNETWNSQGNGGVGGVPGPGTTDVPGYQAGTQGNGNSNYEKDDQKINYEVNRITRSITASPYRIADLSINVGANIPTPNPNDPNAVQAANALKADIQQVVANVVRTALGQAGRTFTNADINQRVTVIAMPFRQAAPTQTNPPNLFSSWFTYAVIGALLAAGLLLFFLFRYRRKKKGESMEEELIPTKLEEIPPIAMEETEESVIRKQLERLARENPKDFVTLLRTWISEE from the coding sequence TTGTCCTTGCTAGAGCGAGTTAAACATCTGTGGGAGCGACTGGTTCAATTTTTAAAGAAGACGACCTTAAGACAGCGTATCATAGGATTAACCCTGTTTTTCACGACGGTGGGTCTGATCCTCCTCTTGCTCTTTACCTTCTCCCGCCCTCATTATGTGCAATTGTACGATAATCTGAGCGAAAAGGAGACCGGGGAAATCACCGCCCGCTTAAAAGAGATGGGGGTCCCTTATGAACTCACGCCGACGGGGAAGGGCATATCCGTTCCCCAAGAAAAAGCGGCTGAGGTGAGGGTCCAACTGGCCGCCGAGGGAATTCCGAAGAGCGGCTCCATCACCTATGAAAGCTTTGCCCAGAACATGGGTCTTGGGATGACCGATCGTCAATTCTCCGTCGTGGAACGGGATGCCATGCAGAATGAACTGAGAAAAATGATCATTCAAGGGATTCATGGCATTCGGGATGCCCAAGTCATGATCACCTTGCCGCCGGAAAAAGTTTGGGTGAGCCAAGAAGCGGAAAAGGCGACCGCCTCCCTCATCCTTGATGTGGATCCCGGGACTTCGTTAAGCCAAACACAGGTAAATGCCATCTATACTCTCGTTTCTCGCAGTGTCCCCAACCTTCCGGTAGAAAATATTATCATCACCAATCAATATGGAGAAGCGCTTGAACCCAATTTCGCCAATCCGGATAATGCCATCAGCACGGATGATTTTCAAAAAATGCAAGCCATAAAGAACTCGATCGAGAGGGATATCGAGGGGAGCATACGAAACCTCTTAAGCCCCATCATGGGTCCGGATATGGTGACGGTTCAAGCCTTTGCCACGCTGGACTTTACCAAAGAACAGCGGCAAGAAAACCTGGTGACCGCTCCCGATACGGTCAATAACTCCGGCCTTGTGATCAGCATGGAGAAACTAAATGAGACCTGGAACTCCCAGGGAAATGGTGGAGTGGGAGGCGTTCCCGGTCCGGGAACCACCGATGTGCCGGGATATCAGGCAGGAACCCAGGGAAATGGAAACAGCAATTACGAAAAAGATGACCAAAAGATCAACTATGAAGTAAATCGGATCACCCGTTCCATCACCGCATCTCCCTATCGGATTGCGGATCTATCGATCAATGTTGGTGCAAACATCCCGACCCCGAACCCCAATGATCCAAACGCGGTACAAGCGGCGAATGCTCTTAAGGCAGACATTCAACAGGTCGTGGCCAATGTGGTACGAACCGCCTTGGGACAAGCCGGGAGAACCTTTACCAATGCAGACATTAACCAACGGGTAACGGTGATCGCGATGCCTTTCCGCCAAGCGGCTCCTACCCAAACCAATCCGCCCAATCTCTTTTCTTCCTGGTTTACTTACGCCGTTATAGGAGCTCTATTAGCGGCTGGACTTCTGCTATTCTTCCTATTTAGATATAGAAGGAAAAAGAAGGGTGAGAGCATGGAGGAAGAACTGATTCCTACCAAATTGGAGGAGATTCCCCCCATAGCCATGGAAGAGACGGAGGAATCGGTCATACGGAAACAATTGGAGCGTCTTGCCCGGGAAAATCCGAAGGATTTCGTCACGCTATTAAGGACCTGGATATCGGAAGAATGA
- the fliG gene encoding flagellar motor switch protein FliG, which translates to MAKSSKELTGRQKAAILLISLGPEVSAQIFRHLREDEIEQLTLEIANARKVDYHEKEKVLNEFHQICVAQEYISQGGIQYAKEILEKALGNQKALEIINRLTATLQVRPFDFMKKLDPQQILNFLQNEHPQTIALVLAYLDPSQAALILSALPHEHQADVAKRIATMGGASPEVIYQIEQILEQKLATTSLQDLTQAGGVESIVQILNGVDRATEKTILESLEIQDPDLAEEIKKRMFVFEDIIHLDDRSIQRVIREVQNEDLMLALKVASEDVKNAIFRNMSKRMSDTFKEEMEYMGPVRLREVEEAQSRIVAVIRRLEDLGEIIIARGGGDEIVV; encoded by the coding sequence ATGGCCAAGAGTTCAAAAGAGTTGACCGGGAGGCAAAAGGCAGCTATTCTTCTCATCTCGTTAGGACCTGAAGTTTCTGCCCAGATTTTTCGTCACCTTCGTGAAGATGAAATTGAACAGTTAACATTAGAGATTGCCAATGCCCGCAAGGTGGATTATCACGAGAAGGAGAAAGTATTAAACGAGTTCCATCAGATTTGCGTTGCCCAAGAATATATCTCTCAAGGGGGCATCCAATACGCGAAGGAGATTTTGGAAAAAGCGCTGGGCAATCAGAAGGCTCTGGAGATTATTAACCGATTAACCGCAACGCTGCAGGTACGACCCTTTGATTTTATGAAGAAGCTGGATCCGCAGCAAATCCTCAACTTTTTGCAGAATGAACATCCCCAGACCATCGCCCTCGTTCTGGCCTATCTCGATCCCTCTCAAGCCGCCCTGATTTTATCTGCACTCCCCCATGAGCACCAAGCAGATGTGGCAAAGAGGATTGCGACCATGGGAGGCGCCTCCCCGGAGGTGATCTATCAGATCGAGCAGATCCTAGAGCAAAAATTAGCCACCACATCTCTGCAGGACCTGACCCAGGCGGGAGGGGTGGAGTCCATCGTCCAAATTTTAAATGGTGTAGACCGGGCGACGGAGAAAACCATCTTGGAGTCCCTAGAAATCCAGGATCCTGACTTAGCGGAAGAGATTAAGAAGCGGATGTTTGTCTTTGAAGACATTATCCATCTCGATGATCGCTCCATCCAACGTGTGATTCGTGAAGTCCAGAATGAAGACCTCATGCTGGCTTTAAAAGTAGCAAGCGAAGATGTGAAAAATGCGATCTTTCGCAATATGTCCAAAAGGATGTCGGATACGTTCAAAGAAGAGATGGAGTATATGGGTCCGGTCCGGCTTCGGGAAGTGGAAGAAGCGCAGTCCCGCATTGTTGCCGTGATTCGCCGCTTAGAAGATCTGGGTGAGATCATTATCGCCCGCGGAGGAGGAGATGAGATCGTTGTCTAA
- a CDS encoding FliH/SctL family protein, producing MIKVTEYREEKARRHLLLPLHPPKRVEDQTDHLPSPAVTEEEGKRAAEQERLRMLKQAEEEVARLYREAEEKVKRLMEEEHIKLEKEREKIYQGAREEGFQAGWEEGVKKGEEEAKGRYESLISQAEELLLDAEKEAKRRIKESEEELLLLSIQIAEKILHFTLKRDEDAFLAMVKEAILQNDERHEITLRTNPSSYIYLKSRLSTLKEMISDQAKLILLPDPKIEENGVVIQTSTGNLDARLSSQLEEIKAALLQACRRGEEDE from the coding sequence GTGATTAAAGTGACCGAATACCGTGAAGAAAAAGCGCGTCGTCACTTGTTGCTTCCCCTTCATCCTCCAAAACGGGTTGAGGATCAGACCGATCACCTGCCTTCTCCCGCGGTGACGGAAGAAGAAGGGAAAAGGGCGGCGGAGCAGGAACGTTTAAGGATGTTGAAGCAGGCTGAAGAAGAGGTTGCCCGCCTTTATCGGGAAGCCGAAGAAAAAGTGAAACGTTTAATGGAAGAAGAACATATAAAACTGGAAAAAGAAAGGGAGAAAATCTATCAAGGCGCCCGGGAAGAGGGATTTCAAGCGGGGTGGGAAGAGGGAGTAAAGAAGGGAGAAGAAGAGGCAAAGGGAAGATATGAATCGCTCATCAGCCAGGCGGAGGAACTTCTTCTCGATGCAGAAAAAGAGGCGAAGAGGAGGATTAAAGAATCGGAGGAGGAGCTGCTTCTTCTATCGATCCAGATCGCAGAAAAGATTCTTCATTTTACCCTGAAAAGGGACGAAGATGCTTTTCTTGCCATGGTGAAGGAAGCGATTCTCCAGAATGACGAGCGGCATGAGATTACTCTCCGTACAAATCCTTCATCTTACATTTATCTTAAATCCCGTCTTTCCACACTGAAAGAGATGATATCGGATCAAGCGAAGCTCATCCTTCTCCCTGATCCGAAGATCGAAGAGAATGGGGTTGTGATTCAAACCTCTACGGGAAATCTGGATGCCCGCCTCTCCTCCCAACTGGAAGAGATCAAAGCGGCTCTCCTTCAAGCTTGCAGAAGGGGGGAGGAGGATGAGTAA
- the fliI gene encoding flagellar protein export ATPase FliI yields the protein MSNAGILSKYKEVVKKVNPIRRNGYVSKVIGLTVESQGPESRIGEICLIYPREGVPIQAEVVGFREEKVLLMPLGELGAIGPGAEVRATGRPLEIRIGNMKGRILDGLGRAMDGKQIRPTGDWIHVERKPPNPLSRPRITQPITVGVRAIDGLLTLGKGQRIGIFAGSGVGKSTLLGMIARNTSADVNVIALIGERGREVKEFIERDLGEEGLKRSMVVAVPSDQPALLRMKGAYVATAIAEYYRDQGLDVMLMMDSVTRFAMAGREVGLAIGEPPATKGYPPSVFANLPKLLERSGTSEKGTITAFYTVLVDSDDMNEPIADAVRGILDGHIVLSRDLANRGHFPAIDVLESVSRLMTEVTNPEHQEKARQVRRLLSAYQEAEDLISIGAYRRGSNRETDLAIAMKPKLDQFLRQRVDERPTFEETLQFLQTEI from the coding sequence ATGAGTAATGCAGGAATTTTATCCAAATATAAGGAAGTGGTGAAGAAGGTAAATCCGATCCGAAGGAACGGCTATGTTTCTAAGGTGATCGGACTTACCGTAGAATCCCAGGGCCCCGAGAGCAGAATCGGAGAGATATGCCTCATTTATCCCAGGGAGGGAGTTCCGATTCAAGCCGAAGTGGTTGGTTTCAGGGAAGAGAAGGTTCTCCTCATGCCCTTGGGGGAATTGGGGGCGATCGGACCGGGTGCCGAAGTGCGGGCAACGGGAAGACCGCTAGAGATCCGGATCGGCAACATGAAGGGGAGAATTTTAGATGGATTAGGGAGAGCGATGGATGGGAAACAGATTCGTCCGACAGGGGATTGGATCCATGTCGAGCGTAAACCTCCTAATCCCCTTTCCCGCCCTCGGATTACACAGCCGATCACCGTAGGGGTTAGGGCGATCGATGGACTTCTCACCCTGGGAAAGGGACAGCGGATTGGAATCTTTGCAGGAAGCGGGGTGGGAAAGAGTACCCTCCTCGGGATGATCGCCCGCAATACCTCGGCCGATGTGAATGTGATTGCATTGATCGGTGAGCGGGGCCGGGAGGTGAAGGAGTTCATCGAGCGGGATCTGGGAGAGGAGGGACTGAAGCGATCCATGGTAGTGGCCGTTCCTTCCGATCAGCCTGCCCTTCTCCGCATGAAAGGAGCCTATGTCGCCACTGCTATCGCAGAATACTACAGGGATCAAGGATTAGATGTGATGCTCATGATGGATTCCGTAACCCGTTTTGCCATGGCAGGACGAGAAGTGGGACTGGCCATTGGGGAGCCCCCTGCGACCAAGGGATACCCCCCCTCCGTCTTCGCAAACCTGCCGAAACTCTTGGAGCGATCGGGAACCAGTGAAAAAGGGACGATTACCGCCTTTTACACCGTATTGGTCGATTCCGACGATATGAATGAACCGATCGCCGATGCGGTGCGGGGGATTCTCGACGGGCATATCGTCTTAAGCCGGGATCTCGCCAACAGAGGCCATTTTCCGGCCATTGATGTCTTGGAAAGCGTAAGCCGATTGATGACAGAGGTCACAAACCCTGAACATCAGGAAAAGGCTCGTCAAGTAAGGCGACTCCTCTCTGCTTACCAGGAGGCGGAAGATCTCATCTCCATCGGAGCCTATCGACGGGGAAGCAATCGGGAGACTGACCTTGCGATTGCCATGAAACCGAAGCTGGATCAATTTTTGCGGCAAAGGGTGGATGAACGACCCACGTTTGAAGAGACGCTTCAATTCCTCCAAACGGAGATTTAG
- the fliJ gene encoding flagellar export protein FliJ: MAYSFPLQRILDLKEREKEFLVRSLADSLQKKETAEKEYIETRHIQQRAEEHLSRIPEQGIQVKELLEQYRFIQQVAGKVKRAEEILSTLEKEVEREMEKVKGKEMEVKTYRRLRENGYREWLNEEEKKEQKALDEISIHSFLKKRENATQTG, translated from the coding sequence ATGGCCTACTCTTTCCCACTGCAAAGGATTCTTGATTTAAAAGAACGGGAAAAAGAATTCCTGGTACGCAGTCTGGCGGATTCTCTGCAGAAAAAGGAAACGGCGGAAAAGGAATACATAGAAACCCGCCATATCCAACAGAGAGCTGAGGAGCACCTCTCCCGCATTCCTGAACAAGGGATACAAGTAAAGGAACTTCTCGAACAGTACCGTTTTATTCAACAGGTCGCCGGAAAGGTAAAAAGAGCTGAGGAGATACTTTCTACGCTTGAGAAAGAAGTAGAACGGGAGATGGAGAAAGTAAAAGGGAAGGAGATGGAAGTAAAAACGTATCGGCGATTGCGGGAAAACGGTTATCGTGAATGGTTGAACGAAGAGGAGAAGAAGGAACAGAAAGCGCTGGATGAGATTTCTATCCACTCTTTTTTGAAGAAAAGGGAAAACGCAACCCAGACCGGATGA
- a CDS encoding magnesium transporter MgtE N-terminal domain-containing protein → MERVQELNRGKGKGEKEKERVAERPVDPEEEKVAEEKDYSKLEWFFYIIFIPSLFTLIMVSVILSFFHINVWESAKGAVQQIPFVNQWISPGGKEEKKISPEEALKQQLAESEKKLADATTALNQQKAKVQQQDQEIAQLKQQLADALKSGEEKKATQEERRQKAVEMAKMLTGMNASKAASILDQLTLHEAAVILSQMKESDRSTLMSKLDPKKAADLTALLYNTPYSENLEVMALQERVDQLTTQLDDLKLLMDGGAKNTQGTTATLRNAIATFQQMSPSAAAAVLETMWKNSERKNVLSILAGIDPKVKAPIIAAMDPKVAAQINQAFLQ, encoded by the coding sequence ATGGAGAGAGTACAGGAGTTGAACAGGGGAAAAGGAAAAGGAGAAAAGGAGAAAGAAAGAGTCGCAGAAAGACCGGTTGACCCCGAAGAAGAGAAAGTGGCAGAAGAGAAAGATTACTCGAAGTTAGAATGGTTTTTCTATATCATTTTCATCCCCTCCCTTTTTACTCTCATCATGGTTTCCGTGATTCTCTCATTCTTTCATATTAATGTGTGGGAGTCGGCCAAAGGAGCGGTTCAACAAATTCCCTTTGTTAATCAGTGGATTTCCCCCGGAGGAAAGGAAGAGAAAAAGATAAGTCCGGAAGAAGCATTAAAACAACAACTGGCAGAGAGCGAAAAAAAGCTCGCCGACGCGACAACCGCCCTTAATCAGCAAAAAGCAAAAGTTCAGCAGCAGGATCAGGAAATTGCTCAGCTAAAACAGCAACTGGCCGATGCCTTAAAAAGTGGAGAAGAAAAAAAGGCGACACAAGAGGAAAGAAGACAAAAAGCGGTTGAAATGGCGAAGATGCTAACGGGGATGAATGCGAGTAAAGCGGCATCGATACTGGATCAGCTTACCCTCCATGAAGCCGCCGTGATCCTTTCCCAAATGAAGGAATCAGATCGCTCCACATTAATGTCCAAATTGGATCCCAAAAAGGCGGCGGATCTGACGGCCCTTCTCTATAACACCCCGTATAGCGAAAACTTGGAGGTTATGGCACTGCAAGAAAGAGTAGATCAACTCACCACCCAGTTGGATGATCTAAAACTTCTCATGGATGGAGGGGCGAAGAATACTCAGGGGACAACAGCGACGTTAAGAAATGCGATTGCCACCTTTCAACAGATGTCTCCTTCGGCTGCAGCGGCCGTGTTAGAAACCATGTGGAAGAATTCAGAAAGAAAAAATGTCCTATCCATCCTGGCAGGGATCGATCCCAAAGTGAAGGCACCCATAATTGCGGCGATGGATCCGAAAGTGGCGGCTCAAATCAATCAAGCCTTTCTCCAGTGA
- a CDS encoding flagellar hook-length control protein FliK — translation MNETLVTPYGALSSLKTANVLFSSGGGKNLLDSSDPFLSLLMTAGQNGAELQGSPMNGNLTGGFELLNLLAALRGFEGGNGNLGEEELLSPSTGNKGEANEDDWKALLSLLQQLGVLSIPSNLNQGVLLPTLQENSTQLKNLLSQAIGGKEGERLFSGETFAQQKGADLTALFSRGDLLDGKAMLNLSLVKNLLTQVLDGAEGGDLLSPDQSPMGQNPIRHLSIGQNEGSLLLKLLSSLKGQDGALLPQSTGQQGEFIQAQGGGPEKLISMAQGKEKSVPLFPEGGTGKDGEGRTKGNGNEATKAGFYQLLGEWQGKASAQPSIKETVTLHANQFKEDLSRFLLSQVKMIRLPDGTSEAHLKLFPEQLGSLDVKIAMHRGIMQATFIVDTLQGKELLEQNLTHLRHQLVQQGIQVDKMEILTPKELPYSQQTWQREGEDRRRQPYPWRALEKEYDGDEEFSNLITSPLTLG, via the coding sequence ATGAATGAAACGTTGGTTACCCCTTATGGGGCACTTTCCTCTTTAAAGACGGCGAATGTCCTCTTTTCGAGCGGAGGAGGAAAAAATCTTCTTGATTCTTCCGACCCATTTCTTTCCCTCCTCATGACCGCAGGGCAAAATGGGGCAGAACTCCAAGGTTCCCCTATGAATGGAAACTTAACGGGTGGGTTTGAGTTGCTAAACCTCCTTGCAGCGCTTCGCGGGTTTGAGGGGGGGAATGGCAACTTAGGAGAAGAAGAACTTCTAAGCCCCTCCACAGGGAATAAAGGAGAGGCAAATGAAGACGATTGGAAGGCGTTGCTTTCCCTCTTGCAACAACTGGGAGTCCTATCCATCCCCTCAAATCTAAATCAAGGGGTTCTCCTTCCCACCCTTCAGGAGAATTCCACACAGCTGAAAAACCTTCTCTCCCAAGCCATCGGAGGAAAGGAAGGGGAAAGGCTTTTTTCAGGTGAAACCTTCGCTCAGCAAAAGGGAGCAGATCTGACGGCCTTGTTTTCGAGGGGAGATCTCCTTGATGGAAAGGCAATGTTAAACCTTTCTTTAGTGAAGAACCTTCTTACTCAAGTATTAGACGGAGCGGAGGGGGGAGACCTGCTCTCGCCGGACCAAAGCCCAATGGGGCAAAACCCCATTCGCCACCTCTCGATCGGGCAAAATGAAGGCTCCCTTCTACTTAAACTACTGTCTTCATTGAAGGGCCAAGATGGAGCACTCCTCCCCCAAAGCACCGGGCAACAAGGAGAGTTCATCCAGGCTCAAGGGGGTGGGCCGGAGAAATTAATCTCCATGGCACAAGGAAAGGAAAAGAGTGTTCCCTTATTCCCCGAAGGAGGAACGGGAAAGGATGGGGAAGGGAGGACCAAGGGAAATGGAAATGAAGCAACGAAGGCGGGATTTTATCAGCTCCTTGGAGAATGGCAGGGAAAAGCCTCCGCCCAACCGTCCATTAAAGAGACCGTTACCCTTCACGCCAATCAATTTAAGGAAGATCTAAGCCGTTTCCTCCTCTCCCAGGTGAAGATGATCCGCCTACCCGATGGGACATCGGAAGCCCATTTGAAACTCTTCCCTGAACAGTTAGGGAGCCTCGATGTGAAAATCGCCATGCACCGCGGCATCATGCAGGCTACTTTTATCGTTGACACCCTCCAGGGAAAGGAACTGTTAGAGCAGAACCTGACCCATCTCCGCCATCAATTGGTTCAACAAGGAATTCAGGTGGATAAGATGGAGATCCTAACCCCTAAAGAACTTCCCTACTCCCAACAAACATGGCAAAGGGAAGGGGAGGATCGCAGGAGACAACCGTACCCATGGAGAGCTTTGGAGAAGGAGTATGACGGGGACGAGGAATTTTCAAACCTCATCACCTCTCCCTTAACCCTGGGGTAA
- a CDS encoding flagellar hook assembly protein FlgD, producing the protein MDNTIRSSSVIGTAGTNQGSTNPEGRNTLGQDAFLQILVAQLKYQDPLQPMQDRDFIAQMATFSSVQQLIQLNQAVAEIKEMLKGTSPAQGG; encoded by the coding sequence ATGGATAACACGATCCGTTCATCTTCCGTCATCGGAACAGCGGGAACAAATCAAGGGAGCACAAATCCGGAAGGCCGAAATACCTTGGGGCAAGATGCCTTTTTGCAGATTCTTGTAGCTCAGTTAAAGTATCAGGACCCTCTCCAGCCCATGCAAGACCGAGATTTTATCGCCCAAATGGCCACGTTCTCCTCTGTTCAGCAATTGATTCAGTTAAATCAAGCTGTGGCAGAAATTAAAGAGATGCTGAAGGGGACTTCTCCTGCCCAAGGGGGTTAA
- a CDS encoding TIGR02530 family flagellar biosynthesis protein: protein MDETWRIGQIVPPPLPSPTRPSNKGDNVGLDFASYLEEEKERQNPPISFSRHAEERLIERGIKLSPELTHRLEKAVTKAGEKGSKETLVIVDDLFFVVSVKNRMVITALEKAQAKENLFTHIDSAVLY, encoded by the coding sequence ATGGACGAAACATGGAGAATTGGACAAATCGTTCCTCCTCCATTGCCTTCTCCCACCCGGCCTTCGAATAAGGGGGATAACGTAGGGCTAGATTTCGCTTCCTATTTGGAGGAAGAGAAGGAGCGGCAAAATCCTCCCATCTCCTTCAGCCGCCACGCCGAAGAGCGGTTGATTGAGCGGGGCATTAAGCTTTCCCCGGAGCTTACCCATCGTTTAGAAAAAGCAGTGACCAAAGCAGGGGAGAAAGGATCGAAGGAAACGCTGGTCATCGTAGACGATCTCTTCTTTGTCGTCAGCGTGAAGAACCGAATGGTGATTACAGCCCTTGAGAAAGCACAGGCAAAGGAGAATCTCTTTACCCATATCGACAGTGCCGTCTTGTACTAG
- the flgG gene encoding flagellar basal body rod protein FlgG translates to MLRSLYSGISGMRGFQTKLDVISNNIANVNTIGFKAGRVMFSDILSQTLSGVTAPVDGVRGGVNPKQVGLGSQVAAIDTIHTGGSAMTTGVNSDLRIDGNGFFAVQDPAGNVFYTRAGNFTVDASYQLVTPQGFLVLGADGAPITLEDTVESFSIAKDGTIIQVLNDGTINTDLQVGVARVRNPGGLEKMGNSLYRLTLNADPETDPLALIGTAGQDGRGEVIAEQLEMSNVDLTNEFTEMIVAQRGFQANSRIITTSDEILQELVNLKR, encoded by the coding sequence ATGCTTCGATCGCTATATTCAGGAATTTCCGGCATGCGGGGATTTCAGACGAAACTGGATGTGATCAGCAACAATATTGCCAATGTGAACACGATTGGTTTTAAGGCGGGACGGGTGATGTTCTCCGATATCCTAAGCCAGACCCTCTCCGGTGTTACCGCACCGGTAGATGGGGTTCGGGGAGGGGTAAATCCAAAACAGGTAGGCCTAGGCTCCCAGGTAGCCGCCATCGACACCATCCATACCGGTGGAAGCGCCATGACCACAGGGGTTAACTCCGATCTCCGGATTGACGGGAATGGCTTTTTCGCCGTCCAGGATCCGGCGGGGAATGTCTTTTATACCCGCGCCGGCAATTTTACCGTCGATGCCAGTTATCAATTGGTGACTCCCCAAGGCTTTCTCGTGTTAGGCGCCGATGGTGCCCCCATCACATTGGAAGATACGGTGGAGAGTTTTTCCATCGCGAAGGATGGGACGATTATTCAAGTCCTGAATGATGGGACGATCAATACCGATTTGCAGGTCGGCGTGGCAAGGGTGAGAAATCCAGGGGGGCTGGAGAAGATGGGCAATTCCCTCTACCGCCTCACCTTAAATGCAGATCCGGAAACAGATCCCCTTGCGTTGATCGGAACGGCAGGACAGGATGGGAGGGGAGAGGTCATCGCAGAGCAACTGGAAATGTCCAATGTGGATCTTACCAATGAGTTTACGGAGATGATCGTGGCCCAACGTGGTTTCCAGGCGAACTCCCGCATCATCACCACTTCCGATGAAATTTTACAGGAATTGGTTAATCTGAAGCGTTAA
- a CDS encoding flagellar FlbD family protein, with protein MVRLTRFSREEYYLNPFLIETVESTPDTVITLTSGKKLLVKESAEEVVARVTDYFRSLSLPSFPSRIESTKREDEE; from the coding sequence ATGGTTCGGTTAACCCGTTTTAGCCGGGAGGAATATTACTTAAACCCTTTTTTAATCGAGACCGTGGAATCTACTCCGGATACGGTGATTACGCTCACCTCAGGCAAAAAACTGCTGGTAAAGGAATCGGCAGAAGAAGTAGTGGCGCGAGTAACGGACTATTTCCGGAGTCTCTCCCTTCCCTCCTTTCCCTCCCGGATTGAGTCTACGAAGAGAGAAGATGAGGAGTAG
- a CDS encoding flagellar basal body-associated FliL family protein yields the protein MKNKLLGFSIALLVAISLLAITTLLLIKFVLTPPATQADGVFRNMDEMAAMSINTGEMTTNLKDNRYAVMEYTIILSNKKAKDEAEKGLFLIKREILGVLSSMDSTQLVGDDGVKKMEDAIQKRIDSILKEGKVVRVVTTRKIVQ from the coding sequence ATGAAGAATAAACTTTTAGGTTTTTCCATCGCTTTGCTCGTTGCCATTAGCCTCTTAGCCATCACCACCTTGCTGTTGATCAAATTTGTCTTGACTCCTCCTGCAACACAAGCGGATGGTGTGTTCCGAAATATGGACGAAATGGCGGCCATGTCCATTAATACCGGGGAGATGACCACCAATTTAAAGGATAACCGCTATGCCGTCATGGAATATACCATCATTCTCTCCAATAAAAAAGCGAAGGATGAGGCGGAGAAAGGGTTATTTCTCATCAAGAGGGAGATTCTGGGGGTTCTATCCTCGATGGATTCCACCCAATTGGTAGGGGATGATGGGGTGAAAAAGATGGAGGATGCCATTCAAAAGCGCATCGACTCCATTTTGAAAGAGGGCAAGGTGGTCAGGGTGGTAACGACGAGGAAGATCGTTCAGTAA